The Toxorhynchites rutilus septentrionalis strain SRP chromosome 1, ASM2978413v1, whole genome shotgun sequence genome contains the following window.
TCgtgaaaactcgtgagcggtccgtaaagttttaacaccgaccaattggAAATGCTGCACGGGAGGGTAAACGAAATAGTACGAACAAAATCTTAATGCAATAAACCCGAATACGCTGGCTTTCTTTCTCCCAAACTCATATATTTTCATAAAAGACTAGTATTTATCACTTATCATACAAagacaaaaatctattttataattataattattcTTTTTGTCTCATCATGGAAACATTACTTTGTGATAATTTAGTTTCTTCATTATTCAGTTTCGTCAAAAaagcaaatttaaattttatgtttGTATACACAGTGTGCAGCATTCGAACTTGCACTATCATACATTTAGAAGTTGTTCGCAGTTTccaatacagtaaacattcactagctgggcgaaaagggaagaccacttatcgaaattcgcgttttaactagtccgtcaaataaaatcgaggaaaacttcaatgaattgtttgattcgcattGTTCatgtaattggataaacaaaaggattccaatggaagtttcgcattgagtgcgacaacaggtatgaaatataattcgagaaaattatttttctgtagatTAATCAATGCTTTTGTcacgcgaaaataatgtcaattttcataacatttcaaataacattcgaatgcccctccagcaaattttccatttgaatatggcgtcgattgtttacgtaattctgctttttaaatggtccaaggaccagttaacgttcgcccagttaaaccaggaccagttagcgaacgattactgtattatCGATAGGCTACACACAGTTCTATATACAGTCGAGAACCCTAACTAACCTCAAACTGTACTCAGAATCCGAGACTACATGTTTGCTGTTGCTCGATTATATTTGAAGTTGTAATGCTTGAATTTTTGTACATAGCTGTTGTCTCAAAAATATATAAGCTAATTAACATTTCCAATAGATACCAAACGATAGAATCAACATCATCAGTAGATGGCCAGTTTCTGGTATGAAACGAATGTTTTTTCGTCATTTACCCGTTGTATTCGATCAGTCGATTCACAAGTCATGTTACTATTTTAGAATGTGGTACTGCAAGTTATATATTAATccgaaataaaattcaaaatgttcTCGCGTTTATTACTTCGTTTATCACTTCAATCAAAATGGTTAGAATTCAgagtaaaattattttcaggagTGTTTTCCCTCCTTATGGATTccttaataataaaaaatataagtaaaaatGAAAGACAAACCGACCGCGATAAACAAGAACTGATTTAGATTTTGTTTCATATACAGATATTAATATCGCTATAGGACGTAGAGTGGAATAACAACTCTACTACATGACGAAAACTTTCTCGATCTTTGGTGAATGGAAGGTTTCGTTCGTTTTTGGACACACAAGAATGTCATTCTCGCGCCGCATCTGCTCTATTGCTTGCTGTCCGAATATTTGTCCATTAGGAAGCATCATTGGTAGATTGTGCTCATTCAGTGGCTTACCAGAAATTCTAGAAAACAGCGGATTAGTACTGCATGTTTGCATGTTGTTCAAAAAGGTCATAAACATGATTACTCACCTGCAAATTAATCTGCTCTGAGCACAATGTGAGAATGGCAGGTTCTCTGCAATCTCGTTGACGTTTTTCTGGCAGACGGGACATTTCGAGTTCTTCGATGTGGTCGAATAACACTGTGGAGTCTTAAGGGCCGAAATGCCCGCTTGAACTGTTACACTCAGTACCGATTGCGATGGCAGTTGGAATAACCGGTAGTTCTCCAAGCGAAAATGCAGCACCAAATCATTCCAGCGTTGCGGGTCGAATAGGGTTTTGTATGGTTCTATCTCAGTGTTAACAGGGAACGCTAGTAGCGCCATACATTGGCGAATTTCCTTCAACTGTTCGTGTTCGAAGGAGGGGAAATATTTCTGTGCGTGCTTCACAGCCATCAAACGCTTGTCCTCCCGGATTAATTCGACAAATTCCTGTACACGAAGCTGAAACTCGATGTTAGAATTGATCTTTTTCAGTTTCGATTTGTTATCGTTACACCAAACTATGCACTTTGCAGTGCTTCGATCGGCTAAGTCACGCTCGACCTCGCGGGTAACTTGAAATATGTCCAAATTAGTTAGATCTCGAATACCGCTGCGAATGGCTAACCTTTCCGCGGTGTCATAGTAGCCCAAACGGAGAAAATGTTCAACAATCATACGATCGATGCGAATTTTCTTCCACTGGTTCGTGGTCGCGGCCTGCAGTTCCAGCGTCGCTGGGTCCGTTGGAGGGTTAGCGTTCTGCTTGAGATGTTCCAACCGCCGCTTGCAAACGAGCCCCGCGGAAAGTTCCTCCGAAATACTTTCTTCGGCTTTGCGTTTCAATACTTGCAGACGTTCCACGACACCGCCCAGGAGCCGCGAGATCTCCGATCCGGCCGATCCCTCGGATAAACCTTTCTCCAGCTCCGAGGCTGCATTCTGAATTTGGCTGAGTTCTCGGTCCAGCGTCTTCTGCGCAATACGGAACTTTTTGTTGAGAATTTCGTACGGCACCTGTGAGGAAATAATTTTTAGAAAATCATTAGCAAAAATTTGACTAGCGATATGAgaattttattttgagaaaataaatattcatgTTCATGTTTGCACACTAAAAAGTAAATATAGtcaagaagaaatatttttgaccgaTAG
Protein-coding sequences here:
- the LOC129762037 gene encoding E3 ubiquitin-protein transferase MAEA; the encoded protein is MAEIKAMEHPTLKVPYEILNKKFRIAQKTLDRELSQIQNAASELEKGLSEGSAGSEISRLLGGVVERLQVLKRKAEESISEELSAGLVCKRRLEHLKQNANPPTDPATLELQAATTNQWKKIRIDRMIVEHFLRLGYYDTAERLAIRSGIRDLTNLDIFQVTREVERDLADRSTAKCIVWCNDNKSKLKKINSNIEFQLRVQEFVELIREDKRLMAVKHAQKYFPSFEHEQLKEIRQCMALLAFPVNTEIEPYKTLFDPQRWNDLVLHFRLENYRLFQLPSQSVLSVTVQAGISALKTPQCYSTTSKNSKCPVCQKNVNEIAENLPFSHCAQSRLICRISGKPLNEHNLPMMLPNGQIFGQQAIEQMRRENDILVCPKTNETFHSPKIEKVFVM